CACGAATTTCACCCTTTACTCATTGGACCGTTCCTAAATACTTTACACGAACTTTATTATTTTAGATAAATTTTTAGTCAAAAAGTAATTGGGAATAAAAAgttatattaaaaaatattatttgtaatgcaagtaaataatttttttgaccAATGATTCCTATCCAAAAATATCCATCTGCCAAAATCCAAGTCTTGATTTACTTACTGTCAAAAATAGACCTTTCTTTTGGCGCCTTCTGTTGTTTATTGGAATTGTCTGCGGCCACTAATAAATCAATTTTTCCTCTATTTCAATCCCTCCCTCCTCCTTATAAAGGGCCTCGGATCAGAAGCTGCGACCTTCTCAGTTTCTCCCTCAGACTTACAGAATCGGGTCCGCATTTCAAGGATCTCCACTCTGCTCCTTCCTCTCTCGCAAAAACTCTTCACCATATACTTGATCACCAACTAAGTCCCACCTTCATCGTTTAACAGTCACTAACCTTAGCCTTGACCTTCACAACTTTAGttaatttcttcttttctctttgtcccaaaaaatgcaatctctaacccaaaatttatcatttttatcGCCTTTGTTTTCACAAGTTAGTGAAAGCCCTGAGCCCAAAAAAATTCAATTGAAATCAAGTTTCTTCAAAAACCCAATCTTTTTCACATCCCACAAAAGCTTTCACAGTCCTGATAAACCAATTTCAACAGAAGTGTTCCCCAAAAATCCCATCTTTTTCACATCCCTGAAGTGTTATCACAACCCTGATAAGCCAATATCAAGAAACTCCTCAGTTTCTTGTATAACAGCTCATGAAACTCCATTGCAACCTTTAACGATGCCCGAAAAGGTTCATTGTTTGGCTTGTGAATTCAAGTCTTTACCTGAGCCAATTGATAGGGTCAAAAGACTGTTACATTATGCCACTCTCCTCCCTCCATTTGATGAGTCCGGTCGGGTTGAAGAAAACCGGGTCAAAGGCTGTACAACCATGGTCTGGTTGGAGGTAGAAATGGATAGTAACAGATTAATGAGATATAAAGTTGATAGTGACTCAGAAATCACAAAGGGATTTTGTTCTTGTTTGATTTGGTTGTTTGATGGTGCGATGCCTGAGGAGGTGTTGAGTGTAAAAACTGATGATTTGGCTGAGATGAATGTCGGGATGCCCAGTAAAGGTCATTCCAGGGTTAATACTTGGCATAACATATTGATTAGTATTCAGAAGAAGACTAAAAATTTTGTTGAGGTAAAGGATAAAGACCGGTCTTTGACAGAGTTTCCTCCCTTGGTTGGTAGTACTGATGGCTTCAGCGTCTATGGAAATTACAAGGAAGCTCAGGTTTGCGTCAGACTTCCACTGTCCTCTTCTTTAATCTGTTTCTTTCTTGGCCTATTTATTTGTATTATGAAGTGCTCCCATTTTACTGGTTAAGCAAATTAAACTTTGCTCTGTAAGGAGAAAAGTCAATTCATATTTTGAGCATGATTCAATATTTTAATTTGCTTGCTAAATCGGCTGCGGTATATTATTGCTGTTTGTTAGGATATTTAGGCTAACATTAGATAGAACACTAGGacggtgttttttttttttttttggagggggTTGGGAAGAATTTTGGAGGGGAAGGGGGAAAGAGATTTGGGGGATAGGGGGATGCACTTAATTATGTACTTACTTGTGCACTTTTGAATTTCGTAGTATATGCAAGAATCCCGTCAAGCGGGCAACGAAGTTGAGGGTCCAACTTGAGCTTGTTTCGGTCATGAGTGGTAATGGTCAATTTACTATTCCACAGTATAAGAAATGAGAGAGTCCTAGATGAAAAGAAAGACTCTTTGCATCTTCTCCTACTCTTCTCAAATCTCAAGTCGATGCCAGGCTTTTGGCTGTCCATTTCAAGGTTTGCAAGGGAAACTAGAaagcctttcttttctttcttaagGTTTTGTTCCTCTTTCTTCTCTAGGAAATATTTCTGCTGATCATGTGATGCTTTTCTTCAGAGCCTTCATTCAAGAAAACTAAGCCGGTTGCATTTCCTACTTCGAATAAGTCTTTTGAGGTTCAAGATTTATCAGCAAACTGAAGCAGAGGAAAGTCATATATACTTTGTGGAGAATCTAGAAGTAGAAGCGCAGCAGAGTTACGTACATGCTGCGCTGCTGCTGCTGGACTGGAGGAAGTTGGattcaagaaaatattttttattatgctTTGCTAAAAGTGGATATCCTCATATGTACAAGTACCTATAACAGTGCCTTTTTCTGGTCAGTAATATTTTGCTAAGCAATTTTGAGCTGCAATGTGATCCAACTATGGCGTTTTCAATTGGATGATGGTTGCTGCAGCTAACAGCGACTTGAAATGCACTGGGGGGCAAAAGCTTCGTGGCCAGATTGCTCAGCCAACAACTAGGGGTGTATTCGAGCCGAGTGGAGCTCGAGTACcgctatactcgagctcgactcggctataatataattatactcgagctcgagctcgagctcgatcgagtcCTTAAAaagctcgactcgataagggTACTTACCCGTAATTTCTCAGAATTTATTTACCTATATtagtaattttatatatattttttttttattttttttatgtgataCTCGATAAAGCTCGTCGAGCTCTCGAGTATCAAATTTCtgagctcgagtttgactcgaTAGCTCTAACGAGCAGCTCGATGAagcgagttcgagctcgagcttctGATCGAGTAcatatcgagctcgagtcgagtagCTTGACTCAGCTCCACCCCTAGCCAACACTGCATTTTTTTGAGCATTCTTGGGGCTACTGCGGTATCAATATGCAGATCTTTAATAATCAGTATAGGAATTTGAGCAAAAAACAGAGGCCTTTTCGCTTTTCATTGGGAGCGAGTCTTTGCCTCCCTTTCCACTCTTCCAGCCCAAAAAACTCGCAATTATTGTGGCCCAACACAATGGGCCTGACTTCTTGTTTTCCATCTTGTAAGAATAGAGTAGAGTATCGGTTGTGGTGGTTTCTTCTACCATAAATCTTTAGATAGATGCAGAATGGGCAATTTAGTCATATAATAATGATAAGGGAGGAGTTCGTTCCTGTGCATGATCGAATCGATTGGATTTGTTGATGATGATGAAACCGAATTAGGGCCAAGAATAGTTGCAACCGTCAATGATCGATCAGTCAAAAAAGAAAACGGCAAGGTCTTCTTCCATGGTGTGTATCGGTTTTTTAacgtcatatatatatatatatatatatatatatatatatatatagagtttACACGAATTTGTGTTCAACGGTC
This portion of the Coffea eugenioides isolate CCC68of chromosome 11, Ceug_1.0, whole genome shotgun sequence genome encodes:
- the LOC113753689 gene encoding sufE-like protein 2, chloroplastic; the protein is MQSLTQNLSFLSPLFSQVSESPEPKKIQLKSSFFKNPIFFTSHKSFHSPDKPISTEVFPKNPIFFTSLKCYHNPDKPISRNSSVSCITAHETPLQPLTMPEKVHCLACEFKSLPEPIDRVKRLLHYATLLPPFDESGRVEENRVKGCTTMVWLEVEMDSNRLMRYKVDSDSEITKGFCSCLIWLFDGAMPEEVLSVKTDDLAEMNVGMPSKGHSRVNTWHNILISIQKKTKNFVEVKDKDRSLTEFPPLVGSTDGFSVYGNYKEAQEIFLLIM